Proteins encoded in a region of the Enoplosus armatus isolate fEnoArm2 chromosome 16, fEnoArm2.hap1, whole genome shotgun sequence genome:
- the dlgap3 gene encoding disks large-associated protein 3 encodes MSQHSSGGGGPCHCTPEDCDGPGRDYYQGHSDGHYYPPGGPAEALALERHHSHSHSHSHSGGGTFPRSHPSQHPPLQSFDSCEECLSSGHGGKMHRIPPNLMDQFEKQVPFHPDGFHTLQYQRTTSGGAEPRSESPSRIRHLVNSVQRLFAKSHSLEAPSKREYNGMRGGGDYRGERGGGHRSGGEDGGGHYSGHQPRSTRRSKSRERSKSGDSRHESGRRHRSRTAGWWSSDDNLDSDSSYLVSGGRRGYPSGHESLDAAIQELTMKRPKERSGGPGPGECVACTTMALAGGEGGGHHGHQGHSLKRSTWSAMTVSQAREVYPSTRGGGYDKALVPVENKLKERTFHYLQCFSSCQSFSLSVPSEDWGGGYGGGGATDSGGEIPCRRMRSGSYIKAMGDDDSVDSDTSPKASPKSTLIAQRDAFRRSISMDQRYSCKQCTDSYPNSRTTPKTHARTRSYTRSLTSSQLGDTLNRQFEAVCETMFGEVESQAVEALDLPGVFRTRSHSYVRAIQAGCSQDDDCLSVFSMSGPQGSIKGGAVCPFFFPYRKGAPPPLPPRMSKSSLSVRAQSSTESTQDAYFQSSGQLASSSGPGHPKLHSNSVDLGSSDVPSGRSSRGGYYTATGPGRSRQHSNSAESLDGVRGSRELVPYGGGPGVGVRAKHSSSADSLLEGPPRPARERDGRVGGSLGKSASLPQNSIILSKAGGQDEGRGGRKWRPSIAVQVDSSETLSDSDAEGKALTEVHSIGVQVEDDKRRARFKRSNSVTASVQADLDPEGFPGLSIAVPTQDKSLQFGCSFQRHSSEPESASQFTECHRTVHTQGQWAYREDLIQSGYTTEACPADPRPHQHPHLPPRSHSPLPITSERAWAGTPSLEGPRSLPDSGRASPCMRDGEFFLRLLQTEVERMEGWCQNMEREAEENELPEEILELIRNAVGSAQMLMSQKVQQFFRLCQQSVDPSVYPQPTSQDLAGFWDLLQLNIEDVRVKFQDLQRLKDSSWRLPPEKKEDKKLPPPLPKKPAGGVSGSLRADSVGDGGAGGGGGGSGGLVVPRMGGHTLPIREKSLDLGDRQRTEARRRLLQTKRTASFRQNSATESADSIEIYIPEAQTRL; translated from the exons ATGTCCCAGCATTCCTCTGGTGGTGGAGGCCCCTGCCACTGCACGCCTGAGGACTGTGACGGCCCAGGAAGAGACTACTACCAGGGTCACAGCGATGGCCACTATTACCCTCCAGGAGGTCCAGCTGAGGCCCTGGCGCTCGAGAGGCaccactcccactcccactcccaTAGCCACTCTGGAGGGGGGACCTTCCCCCGCTCTCACCCTAGCCAGCACCCACCTCTCCAGTCGTTTGACTCTTGCGAGGAGTGCCTGTCCTCAGGCCACGGAGGGAAGATGCACCGCATTCCCCCGAACCTGATGGACCAGTTTGAAAAGCAGGTGCCCTTTCATCCTGATGGCTTCCACACACTGCAGTACCAGCGCACTACTAGTGGGGGTGCTGAGCCGCGCAGTGAAAGCCCCTCACGTATCCGCCACCTGGTCAACTCTGTGCAGCGCCTCTTTGCCAAGTCCCATTCCCTGGAGGCCCCATCCAAACGGGAGTACAACGGCATGAGAGGAGGCGGGGACTACCGTGGCGAGAGAGGAGGTGGCCAccggagtggaggagaggacggCGGAGGCCACTATTCAGGCCACCAGCCTCGCTCTACTAGGAGGAGCAAGTCTCGAGAGCGTAGCAAGAGCGGAGACTCGAGACACGAGTCAGGCAGACGTCACCGCAGCAGGACAGCAGGCTGGTGGAGCTCTGACGACAACCTAGACAGTGACAGCAGCTACCTGGTCAGCGGGGGCAGACGGGGGTATCCCAGCGGACACGAAAGCCTGGATGCAGCCATCCAGGAGCTCACCATGAAGAGGCCCAAGGAACGTAGTGGTGGGCCGGGGCCTGGGGAGTGTGTGGCCTGTACCACAATGGCTCTGGCTGGGGGTGAAGGAGGGGGACACCACGGGCACCAGGGCCACTCCCTGAAAAGAAGCACCTGgtcagccatgacagtgagTCAGGCCAGGGAGGTGTACCCTTCCACCAGGGGAGGAGGCTACGATAAAGCCCTTGTGCCCGTGGAGAATAAGCTGAAAGAGAGGACCTTCCACTACCTACAG tgtttctccagctgtcagagtttctctctttct GTCCCGTCAGAGGACTGGGGAGGTGGATATGGCGGTGGCGGTGCAACCGACAGCGGAGGGGAGATTCCATGCCGTCGCATGCGGAGTGGCAGCTACATCAAGGCCATGGGCGATGATGACAGTGTTGACTCAGACACCAGTCCAAAAGCCTCGCCCAAGTCCACCCTGATCGCCCAGAGGGATGCCTTTAGACGATCTATCAGCATGGATCAAAG GTACTCATGTAAGCAGTGTACAGACTCCTACCCCAACAGCCGAACTACACCTAAAACCCACGCCCGCACTCGTAGTTACACCCGCTCTCTGACCAGCTCTCAG CTGGGAGACACGTTGAACCGTCAGTTTGAGGCGGTGTGCGAGACCATGTTCGGGGAGGTGGAGTCTCAAGCCGTCGAGGCCCTGGATCTTCCGGGTGTGTTCCGCACTCGCAGCCACAGCTATGTCCGTGCCATCCAGGCTGGCTGTTCCCAGGACGACGACTGCCTCTCCGTCTTCTCCATGTCGGGCCCCCAGGGAAGCATCAAGGGCGGGGCCG TCTGTCCCTTTT TCTTTCCTTACCGTAAAGGTGCTCCTCCCCCACTCCCACCTCGCATGTCCAAGTCTTCGCTCTCGGTGCGAGCCCAGAGCAGCACCGAGTCCACACAGGATGCCTACTTCCAGAGCAGCGGACAGTTGGCCTCAAGCTCAGGCCCCGGGCACCCCAAGCTGCACAGCAACTCCGTGGACCTGGGCAGCTCCGATGTCCCCTCTGGTCGCTCCTCCAGAGGAGGCTACTACACCGCCACGGGCCCTGGACGTTCCCGACAGCACAGTAACTCAGCAGAGAGCCTTGATGGGGTCAGGGGTTCGCGGGAGCTGGTGCCCTATGGAGGGGGTCCAGGAGTTGGGGTGAGGGCCAAACACAGCAGTTCGGCTGACAGTCTGCTGGAGGGGCCACCGAGGCCGGCCAGGGAGAGGGACGGCAGGGTTGGGGGCAGCTTGGGGAAGTCAGCCTCCCTGCCTCAGAACAGCATAATACTGAGTAAAGCTGGGGGGCAGGACGAAGGCCGTGGCGGGAGAAAGTGGAGGCCATCCATAGCAGTGCAG GTGGACAGCTCAGAGACTCTGTCAGATTCAGACGCAGAGGGCAAAGCTCTTACAGAGGTCCACTCTATAGGCGTCCAAGTGGAAGATGACAAAAG GCGGGCTCGTTTCAAGCGCTCCAACAGCGTGACGGCGAGCGTGCAGGCCGACCTGGACCCGGAGGGCTTCCCGGGGCTCAGCATCGCCGTGCCAACACAGGACAAGAGTCTTCAGTTCGGCTGTTCCTTCCAAAGGCACTCGTCAGAGCCAGAGTCAGCCAGCCAGTTCACAGAGTGCCACCGCACCGTCCACACACAGGGACAATGGGCCTACAGAGAG GACTTGATCCAGAGTGGATATACTACTGAGGCCTGCCCAGCAGACCCACGGCCCCACCAGCACCCACACTTGCCTCCACGTTCCCACTCCCCTCTGCCCATCACCTCTGAGAGAGCCTGGGCGGGGACGCCGTCCCTGGAGGGCCCCCGGAGCCTGCCCGACTCgggccgagcctcgccctgcATGAGAGACGGAGAGTTCTTCTTACGCCTCCTgcagacagaggtggagaggatggagggctGGTGCCAGaacatggagagagaggcagaggagaacgAACTGCCAGAGGAGA TTCTTGAGCTGATCCGAAATGCAGTTGGCAGTGCCCAGATGCTCATGTCTCAGAAAGTCCAGCAGTTCTTCCGCCTCTGCCAACAAAGTGTG GACCCGTCAGTGTACCCCCAGCCTACCTCTCAGGACCTGGCAGGCTTCTGGGACCTGCTCCAGCTCAACATAGAGGACGTCAGGGTCAAGTTTCAGGACCTCCAGAGGCTCAAGGACTCTAGTTGGAGGCTCCCACCTGAAAAGAAG GAGGATAAGAAGCTTCCTCCTCCCTTACCAAAGAAGCCAGCAGGCGGGGTGAGTGGCAGCCTCCGGGCCGATAGCGTTGGGGATGGGGGCGccggaggtggaggaggcgggTCGGGGGGCCTGGTGGTCCCTCGCATGGGTGGACATACTCTACCCATCAGGGAGAAGTCCCTGGACCTCGGGGACCGTCAGAGGACAGAAGCAaggaggaggctgctgcagaCCAAGCGCACCGCCTCCTTCAGGCAGAACTCAGCCACAGAGAGCGCCGACAGCATCGAGATCTACATCCCCGAAGCCCAGACTCGACTCTGA